One genomic window of Pseudomonas aeruginosa includes the following:
- a CDS encoding Hpt domain-containing protein: MKELGSESPMESLFDIRSLEAITGGEPAALQRLLETLLASSRDDRTRLAELLELADLQGVAELAHRIKGAARVVGSSLLVESCSCLEKACQNPSESSERIANLASSLEGKLSAFEISISTELAKL, translated from the coding sequence ATGAAAGAGCTTGGTTCGGAATCGCCGATGGAAAGTCTTTTCGACATTCGTTCGCTGGAGGCCATTACCGGCGGCGAGCCGGCTGCATTGCAGCGGTTGCTGGAAACTTTATTGGCCAGCAGTCGGGATGATCGTACTCGGTTGGCGGAATTGCTTGAACTCGCAGACCTGCAAGGAGTGGCCGAACTTGCGCACAGGATAAAAGGGGCTGCGAGGGTGGTGGGCAGCAGCCTATTGGTCGAGTCTTGTTCCTGCCTTGAAAAGGCTTGCCAGAACCCATCGGAGTCTTCCGAGCGGATAGCCAATCTGGCCTCTTCATTGGAAGGCAAACTAAGTGCGTTCGAAATCAGTATCTCAACCGAATTGGCAAAGCTCTAG
- a CDS encoding NUDIX hydrolase, translating to MPSVSDPRALARLLELILSTAQAGLAFSKDRFDIGRFRALQHAVAEFIASDQGVAYERVENWIALDSHYPTPKLDVRALILDSQQRVLLVREASDSRWTLPGGWCDVNESPADAVVRETQEESGLEVRAIRLLALLDKHKHPHPPQLPHALKAFFFCHVTGGSLQQQTDETSAAEYFPVDALPPLSEHRVLASQIQTLWQRIHAETPEALFD from the coding sequence ATGCCATCGGTCAGCGATCCCAGGGCGCTTGCCCGTCTTCTGGAATTGATACTGTCCACCGCCCAGGCCGGTCTCGCCTTCTCCAAGGACCGCTTCGACATCGGACGCTTTCGCGCGCTCCAGCATGCCGTCGCCGAATTCATCGCCAGCGACCAGGGGGTAGCGTACGAACGGGTCGAGAACTGGATCGCTCTGGACAGCCACTACCCGACCCCGAAACTGGACGTCCGTGCGTTGATCCTCGACTCGCAACAGCGGGTTCTGCTGGTTCGGGAGGCCTCGGATAGTCGCTGGACCCTACCAGGCGGCTGGTGCGACGTAAACGAGTCGCCGGCAGATGCGGTAGTTCGCGAAACCCAGGAAGAAAGCGGACTGGAAGTTCGAGCGATACGCCTGTTGGCATTGCTGGACAAGCACAAGCATCCCCACCCTCCCCAACTGCCGCATGCGTTGAAAGCCTTCTTCTTCTGCCACGTCACCGGAGGCAGTCTTCAACAACAAACGGACGAAACGTCGGCGGCCGAGTACTTCCCGGTGGACGCCTTGCCGCCGCTTTCCGAGCACCGGGTACTGGCCTCGCAGATCCAGACGTTATGGCAGCGAATCCACGCGGAAACGCCAGAGGCGCTTTTCGACTAG
- a CDS encoding acyl-CoA thioesterase — protein MPTPVFIKRTVLFGDCDPEGIVYTPRFSYFVLEAVQEALGVWLGGPGLRTLLGFRILPPARAFSLEFLHPVTWDDELTMQVGVSNVGTHSFSFSVEGRLSPDVVAFTASLTQVCVSPDTREVMEVPAQLRALLA, from the coding sequence ATGCCGACCCCGGTTTTCATAAAGAGAACGGTACTGTTTGGCGACTGTGATCCCGAAGGGATCGTCTATACGCCACGTTTTTCATACTTTGTGCTGGAAGCGGTGCAGGAGGCGCTCGGGGTCTGGCTGGGCGGCCCGGGGCTCAGAACCCTCCTGGGGTTCAGGATTCTTCCCCCGGCGAGAGCGTTCTCCCTGGAATTCCTGCATCCGGTCACCTGGGACGACGAGCTCACGATGCAGGTGGGCGTGTCGAACGTGGGGACGCATTCTTTCTCGTTTTCAGTCGAAGGACGTCTTTCGCCGGACGTGGTGGCGTTCACTGCGAGCCTGACGCAGGTCTGTGTCTCCCCGGATACCCGCGAAGTCATGGAGGTCCCCGCGCAGCTCCGCGCGCTCCTCGCATAG
- the queC gene encoding 7-cyano-7-deazaguanine synthase QueC, translating into MNQKKAVILLSGGLDSATVVAMAKADGYACYTMSFDYGQRHRAELQAAERVARQLGVIEHKVIGLDLNGMGGSALTDESIAVPESPSEGIPVTYVPARNTVFLSLALGWAEVLDARDIFIGVNAVDYSGYPDCRPEFVEAFERMANLATKAGVEGNGFRIQAPLQYLSKAQIIQAGVARGVDYGLTVSCYQADEQGRACGKCDSCRLRADGFAAAGISDPTPYF; encoded by the coding sequence ATGAACCAGAAGAAAGCGGTCATCCTGCTCTCCGGCGGCCTCGACTCCGCCACCGTTGTCGCCATGGCCAAGGCCGACGGCTACGCCTGCTACACCATGAGTTTCGACTACGGCCAGCGCCATCGCGCCGAGCTGCAGGCCGCCGAGCGCGTGGCCCGGCAGTTGGGCGTGATCGAGCACAAGGTGATAGGACTCGACCTCAATGGCATGGGCGGCTCGGCATTGACCGACGAGAGCATCGCGGTGCCCGAGTCGCCTAGCGAAGGTATACCGGTGACTTACGTGCCGGCGCGCAATACGGTGTTCCTCTCGCTCGCCCTGGGCTGGGCCGAGGTCCTGGATGCCCGTGACATCTTCATCGGTGTGAATGCGGTGGATTACTCTGGTTATCCGGATTGTCGCCCTGAGTTCGTCGAGGCTTTCGAACGCATGGCGAATCTGGCAACCAAGGCGGGCGTGGAAGGCAATGGCTTCCGCATCCAGGCGCCGCTGCAGTATCTGTCCAAGGCGCAGATCATCCAGGCGGGCGTGGCGCGTGGGGTGGATTACGGCCTGACGGTGTCCTGTTATCAAGCCGATGAGCAGGGGCGTGCGTGCGGCAAATGCGATAGCTGCCGGCTGCGTGCGGATGGCTTCGCGGCGGCTGGTATTTCCGACCCGACGCCATATTTCTGA
- the queE gene encoding 7-carboxy-7-deazaguanine synthase QueE, protein MQQTLRITEIFYSLQGETRTAGLPTVFVRLTGCPLRCHYCDTAYAFSGGDVVSLDSIFERVAAYKPRYICVTGGEPLAQPNCISLLERLCDAGYEVSLETSGALDVSRVDPRVSKVLDLKTPGSGEVGRNRYENIPLLTDNDQVKFVVCSREDYDWAVSKLIEYRLDQRAGEVLFSPSHHQVSARELADWIVADNLPVRLQLQLHKILWNDEPGH, encoded by the coding sequence ATGCAACAGACCCTGCGCATCACCGAGATTTTCTACTCGTTGCAGGGGGAAACACGTACCGCCGGCTTGCCGACGGTCTTCGTGCGCCTGACCGGCTGCCCCTTGCGCTGTCACTATTGCGATACCGCCTATGCCTTCAGCGGCGGCGACGTCGTTAGCCTGGACTCCATTTTCGAGCGGGTTGCCGCCTACAAGCCCCGCTACATCTGCGTGACCGGCGGGGAGCCGCTGGCCCAGCCGAATTGCATCTCTCTGCTGGAACGGCTCTGCGACGCCGGCTACGAGGTTTCCCTGGAAACCAGCGGGGCTCTCGACGTGTCACGGGTCGACCCGCGCGTAAGCAAGGTTCTCGACCTCAAGACGCCGGGATCTGGCGAGGTCGGACGCAACCGATACGAAAATATCCCGTTGCTGACCGACAACGATCAGGTGAAGTTCGTCGTCTGTTCGCGAGAGGACTACGACTGGGCGGTATCCAAGCTGATCGAGTACCGCCTCGACCAGCGTGCCGGTGAAGTCCTGTTCTCGCCGAGCCACCATCAGGTCAGCGCGCGAGAACTGGCCGATTGGATCGTGGCCGACAACCTGCCGGTCCGCCTGCAATTGCAACTGCACAAGATTCTCTGGAACGACGAACCGGGCCATTGA
- the ybgF gene encoding tol-pal system protein YbgF produces the protein MPKHLRVLTFLALSLPLAAWAEVPVYDGVAANNGGNVPPSGYGTAGAGGAFAGGGVTTPTSVQGELFMQLQQMQDELARLRGTLEEQQNQIQQLKQESLERYQDLDRRISGGGAPAAQNSAPAGAINANGAPAAPAGNNAPASSSEPGDPAKEKLYYDAAFDLIKSKDFDKASQAFNAFLRKYPNSQYSGNAQYWLGEVNLAKGDLQGAGQAFARVSQSYPSSQKVPDSLYKLADVERRLGNNDKAKGILQQVISQYPGTSAAQLAQRDLKNLR, from the coding sequence ATGCCCAAGCACCTGCGTGTCCTGACGTTCCTCGCGCTCAGCCTGCCATTAGCGGCCTGGGCGGAAGTTCCTGTGTATGACGGCGTTGCCGCCAACAATGGCGGCAACGTTCCTCCTTCCGGGTATGGCACGGCAGGTGCCGGCGGCGCCTTTGCCGGAGGTGGGGTGACAACCCCCACCTCCGTGCAGGGCGAACTGTTCATGCAGCTCCAGCAGATGCAGGACGAGTTGGCTCGCCTGCGTGGCACGCTCGAGGAGCAGCAGAACCAGATCCAGCAGCTCAAGCAGGAAAGCCTGGAACGCTACCAGGACCTCGACCGTCGGATTTCCGGTGGTGGCGCTCCCGCTGCACAGAATTCCGCACCCGCTGGCGCCATCAACGCCAATGGGGCGCCTGCGGCTCCCGCAGGCAACAACGCACCGGCGTCGAGCAGCGAGCCGGGCGACCCGGCGAAGGAGAAGCTCTACTACGATGCGGCCTTCGACCTGATAAAGAGCAAGGATTTCGACAAGGCGAGCCAGGCGTTCAATGCCTTCTTGCGCAAGTACCCGAACAGCCAGTACTCCGGCAACGCCCAGTACTGGCTCGGCGAGGTGAACCTGGCCAAGGGCGACCTGCAAGGTGCCGGCCAGGCCTTCGCGCGGGTCAGCCAGAGCTACCCCAGCAGCCAGAAGGTGCCCGACTCTCTGTACAAGCTGGCGGACGTCGAGCGTCGCCTGGGTAACAACGACAAGGCCAAGGGTATCCTCCAGCAGGTCATTTCCCAGTACCCAGGCACTTCGGCCGCTCAACTGGCGCAGCGCGATCTCAAGAACCTTCGCTGA
- the pal gene encoding peptidoglycan-associated lipoprotein Pal, translating into MEMLKFGKFAALALAMAVAVGCSSKGGDASGEGANGGVDPNAGYGANSGAVDGSLSDEAALRAITTFYFEYDSSDLKPEAMRALDVHAKDLKGSGQRVVLEGHTDERGTREYNMALGERRAKAVQRYLVLQGVSPAQLELVSYGKERPVATGHDEQSWAQNRRVELKK; encoded by the coding sequence ATGGAAATGCTGAAATTCGGCAAATTTGCTGCGCTGGCTCTGGCCATGGCTGTGGCTGTGGGTTGCTCCTCCAAGGGCGGCGATGCTTCCGGTGAAGGTGCCAATGGCGGCGTCGACCCGAACGCAGGCTATGGCGCCAACAGCGGTGCCGTTGACGGCAGCCTGAGCGACGAAGCCGCTCTGCGTGCGATCACCACCTTCTACTTCGAGTACGACAGCTCCGACCTGAAGCCGGAAGCCATGCGCGCTCTGGACGTACACGCGAAAGACCTGAAAGGCAGCGGTCAGCGCGTAGTGCTGGAAGGCCACACCGACGAACGCGGCACCCGCGAGTACAACATGGCTCTGGGCGAGCGTCGTGCCAAGGCCGTTCAGCGCTACCTGGTGCTGCAGGGCGTTTCGCCGGCCCAGCTGGAACTGGTTTCCTATGGTAAAGAGCGTCCGGTCGCTACCGGCCACGACGAGCAGTCCTGGGCTCAGAACCGTCGCGTCGAGCTGAAGAAGTAA
- the tolB gene encoding Tol-Pal system beta propeller repeat protein TolB yields MSTLIRIALFALALVAGAAQAADPLVISSGNDRAIPIAVVPFGFQGGNVLPEDMSNIIGNDLRNSGYFEPLPRQNMISQPAQASEVIFRDWKAVGVNYVMVGNIVPAGGRLQVQYALFDVGTEQQVLTGSVTGSTDQLRDMSHYIADQSFEKLTGIKGAFSTKMLYVTAERFSVDNTRYTLQRSDYDGARPVTLLQSREPIVSPRFSPDGRRIAYVSFEQKRPRIFIQYVDTGRREQITNFEGLNGAPAFSPDGNRLAFVLSRDGNPEIYVMDLGSRALRRLTNNLAIDTEPFWGKDGSTLYFTSDRGGKPQIYKMNVNSGAVDRVTFIGNYNANPKLSADEKTLVMVHRQQGYTNFQIAAQDLQRGNLRVLSNTTLDDSPTVAPNGTMLIYATRQQDRGVLMLVSINGRVRIPLPTAQGDVREPSWSPYLN; encoded by the coding sequence GTGAGTACCCTGATTCGCATTGCGCTGTTCGCCCTGGCCCTGGTGGCAGGTGCTGCGCAGGCTGCCGACCCGCTGGTGATCTCCAGCGGTAACGACCGTGCCATTCCCATCGCCGTGGTGCCGTTCGGCTTCCAGGGGGGCAACGTGTTGCCGGAAGACATGTCCAATATCATCGGCAACGACCTGCGCAACTCCGGCTACTTCGAGCCGCTGCCCCGGCAGAACATGATCAGCCAGCCGGCGCAGGCCAGCGAAGTGATCTTCCGTGACTGGAAGGCAGTTGGCGTCAACTACGTGATGGTCGGCAACATCGTGCCTGCCGGCGGACGCCTGCAGGTGCAGTACGCATTGTTCGATGTCGGCACCGAGCAGCAGGTCCTGACCGGCAGCGTGACCGGCAGCACCGATCAGCTCCGCGACATGTCGCACTACATCGCCGACCAGTCGTTCGAGAAGCTCACCGGTATCAAGGGCGCGTTCTCCACCAAGATGCTCTATGTCACCGCCGAGCGTTTCTCGGTCGACAACACCCGCTACACCTTGCAGCGCTCCGACTACGACGGCGCCCGCCCGGTGACCCTGCTGCAGTCGCGCGAGCCCATCGTGTCGCCGCGCTTCTCGCCCGATGGCCGCCGTATCGCCTATGTCTCCTTCGAACAGAAGCGCCCGCGTATCTTCATCCAGTACGTCGATACTGGCCGTCGTGAGCAGATCACCAATTTCGAGGGCCTGAATGGCGCTCCGGCATTCTCCCCTGACGGCAACCGCCTGGCCTTCGTCCTGTCGCGCGACGGCAACCCGGAAATCTACGTCATGGACCTTGGCAGCCGCGCCCTGCGCCGCCTGACCAACAACCTGGCGATCGATACCGAACCCTTCTGGGGCAAGGACGGCTCTACCCTGTACTTCACCTCGGACCGTGGCGGCAAGCCGCAGATCTACAAAATGAACGTGAACAGCGGTGCCGTGGACCGGGTAACCTTCATCGGCAACTACAACGCCAACCCGAAACTCTCGGCCGACGAGAAGACCCTGGTAATGGTCCACCGCCAGCAGGGCTACACCAACTTCCAGATCGCCGCCCAGGACCTCCAGCGCGGCAATCTGCGGGTGCTGTCGAACACCACTCTGGACGATTCGCCCACTGTTGCGCCCAATGGCACCATGCTAATCTACGCCACCCGCCAGCAGGACCGGGGCGTGCTGATGCTCGTATCCATCAACGGACGCGTACGGATACCTCTCCCTACCGCTCAGGGCGATGTGCGCGAGCCTTCCTGGTCCCCTTACCTGAACTGA
- the tolA gene encoding cell envelope integrity protein TolA: protein MKQQFERSPSESYFWPVVLAVVLHVLIFAMLFVSWAFAPELPPSKPIVQATLYQLKSKSQATTQTNQKIAGEAKKTASKQYEVEQLEQKKLEQQKLEQQKLEQQQVAAAKAAEQKKADEARKAEAQKAAEAKKADEAKKAAEAKAAEQKKQADIAKKRAEDEAKKKAAEDAKKKAAEDAKKKAAEEAKKKAAAEAAKKKAAVEAAKKKAAAAAAAARKAAEDKKAQALAELLSDTTERQQALADEVGSEVTGSLDDLIVNLVSQQWRRPPSARNGMSVEVLIEMLPDGTITNASVSRSSGDKPFDSSAVAAVRNVGRIPEMQQLPRATFDSLYRQRRIIFKPEDLSL from the coding sequence TTGAAGCAACAGTTCGAGCGCTCGCCTTCCGAGAGTTATTTCTGGCCCGTCGTCCTGGCGGTGGTCCTGCACGTTCTGATCTTCGCCATGCTGTTCGTCAGCTGGGCGTTTGCTCCGGAGCTTCCTCCCTCCAAGCCGATCGTGCAGGCCACGCTCTACCAGCTCAAGTCGAAGAGCCAGGCGACGACCCAGACCAACCAGAAGATCGCTGGCGAGGCGAAGAAGACCGCCTCCAAGCAATACGAAGTCGAGCAGCTCGAACAGAAGAAGCTCGAGCAGCAGAAACTCGAGCAACAAAAGCTGGAACAGCAGCAGGTCGCTGCTGCGAAAGCGGCGGAACAAAAGAAGGCTGACGAGGCTCGAAAGGCCGAGGCCCAGAAAGCCGCCGAGGCGAAAAAGGCCGATGAAGCCAAGAAAGCTGCCGAGGCCAAGGCCGCCGAACAGAAGAAGCAGGCTGACATAGCCAAGAAGCGCGCCGAGGACGAGGCCAAGAAAAAGGCCGCTGAGGACGCCAAGAAAAAGGCAGCCGAGGACGCGAAGAAGAAAGCGGCCGAGGAGGCCAAGAAGAAGGCTGCTGCGGAAGCGGCGAAGAAGAAAGCCGCCGTCGAGGCCGCCAAGAAAAAGGCCGCCGCCGCTGCCGCGGCAGCCCGCAAGGCTGCCGAGGACAAGAAGGCGCAGGCATTGGCCGAGTTGCTTTCGGATACGACCGAGCGCCAGCAGGCCCTGGCCGACGAGGTGGGCAGCGAGGTCACCGGCAGTCTCGACGACCTGATCGTCAACCTGGTGAGCCAGCAGTGGCGGCGTCCTCCATCGGCGCGTAATGGAATGAGCGTAGAAGTACTGATCGAAATGCTGCCGGACGGTACCATCACCAATGCCAGCGTCAGCCGTTCGAGTGGCGACAAGCCTTTCGACAGTTCGGCGGTGGCGGCGGTGCGCAACGTCGGCCGTATTCCCGAGATGCAGCAATTGCCGCGGGCTACCTTCGACAGCCTGTATCGTCAGCGCCGCATCATCTTTAAACCGGAGGATTTGAGTCTGTGA
- the tolR gene encoding protein TolR, protein MARVRHKRKPVAEMNVVPYIDVMLVLLVIFMVTAPMLNQGVKVDLPKVSSEALPQDNNKQVLTLSVKADGSYYWNVGSEVDTEKQTDSAVSLEQMTDAVTKIMSARPDTQVFIRGDKAVNYGAVVGAMGALQQAGVPNVGLITEAP, encoded by the coding sequence ATGGCAAGGGTTCGTCACAAGCGCAAGCCGGTCGCGGAAATGAACGTAGTGCCTTACATCGACGTGATGCTGGTACTGCTGGTGATTTTCATGGTGACCGCACCGATGCTCAACCAGGGGGTCAAGGTCGACCTGCCGAAGGTGTCCAGCGAGGCGTTGCCTCAGGACAACAACAAGCAGGTCCTGACCCTTTCGGTGAAGGCCGACGGTTCCTATTACTGGAACGTCGGCAGCGAAGTGGATACTGAAAAACAGACCGATAGTGCCGTGTCGTTGGAACAGATGACCGATGCAGTCACCAAGATCATGAGTGCCCGTCCGGACACCCAGGTATTCATCCGCGGCGACAAGGCGGTGAACTATGGTGCGGTGGTTGGCGCCATGGGTGCCTTGCAGCAGGCCGGTGTGCCCAACGTCGGGTTGATTACCGAGGCCCCCTGA
- the tolQ gene encoding protein TolQ, translated as MEPNVVDHTSMWSLISNASIVVQLVMLTLVAASVTSWIMIFQRGNAMRAAKKALDAFEERFWSGIDLSKLYRQAGSNPDPDSGVEQIFRAGFKEFSRLRQQPGVDPDAVMEGVARAMRVAISREEEKLEASLPFLATVGSTSPYVGLFGTVWGIMNSFRGLATVQQATLATVAPGIAEALIATAIGLFAAIPAVIAYNRFSARSEMLIGRYYTFADEFQAILHRKVHTSDD; from the coding sequence GTGGAACCGAACGTCGTCGACCATACCTCCATGTGGAGCCTGATCAGCAACGCCAGTATCGTGGTGCAGCTGGTCATGCTGACCCTCGTGGCCGCCTCGGTCACATCCTGGATCATGATTTTCCAGCGCGGCAATGCCATGCGCGCCGCCAAGAAGGCACTGGATGCTTTCGAAGAACGCTTCTGGTCGGGCATCGACCTGTCCAAGCTGTACCGCCAGGCCGGTAGCAATCCGGACCCGGACTCCGGCGTCGAGCAGATCTTCCGTGCCGGCTTCAAGGAGTTTTCCCGTCTGCGCCAGCAGCCCGGCGTCGATCCCGATGCGGTGATGGAGGGCGTGGCGCGCGCCATGCGTGTGGCCATCTCCCGTGAGGAGGAGAAACTCGAAGCCAGCCTGCCATTCCTGGCAACCGTCGGTTCCACCAGCCCGTACGTCGGCCTGTTCGGTACCGTCTGGGGTATCATGAACTCCTTCCGTGGCCTGGCCACCGTGCAGCAGGCAACCCTGGCCACCGTCGCCCCGGGTATCGCCGAAGCGCTGATCGCTACCGCCATCGGCCTGTTCGCCGCGATCCCGGCGGTCATCGCCTACAACCGCTTCTCCGCACGTTCTGAGATGCTGATCGGTCGTTACTACACCTTCGCCGACGAGTTCCAGGCCATCCTGCACCGCAAGGTGCACACCAGCGACGACTAA
- the ybgC gene encoding tol-pal system-associated acyl-CoA thioesterase, with protein MRAQHGGKPFQQRFRVYYEDTDAGGIVYYVNYLKFMERARTERLRALGFAQSQLVGDNLLFVVHSAEARYHAPAKLDDELLVSAEVEELNRASLKFRQQVRRASDSVLLCEGRFLVACVRADTLKPRAIPETLRAAFAGSPDSFSAGD; from the coding sequence ATGCGCGCGCAACACGGGGGAAAGCCGTTCCAGCAGCGTTTCCGGGTCTATTACGAGGACACGGATGCCGGCGGCATCGTCTATTACGTCAACTATCTCAAGTTCATGGAACGGGCTCGGACCGAGCGGCTGCGAGCTTTGGGGTTCGCCCAATCGCAACTGGTCGGCGACAATCTGCTGTTCGTCGTGCACTCCGCCGAGGCGCGTTACCACGCCCCGGCCAAGCTCGATGATGAACTGCTTGTCAGCGCCGAGGTCGAGGAGTTGAACCGGGCGAGCCTGAAGTTTCGTCAACAGGTTCGTCGAGCGTCGGACTCCGTCCTGCTCTGCGAGGGGCGGTTCCTGGTGGCGTGCGTGCGAGCGGACACCCTGAAGCCACGTGCTATCCCCGAAACGTTGCGTGCGGCTTTTGCCGGAAGCCCGGATTCTTTTTCAGCAGGAGATTAA
- the ruvB gene encoding Holliday junction branch migration DNA helicase RuvB — translation MIEPDRLISAVSGRERDEQLDRAIRPLKLADYIGQPSVREQMELFIHAARGRQEALDHTLIFGPPGLGKTTLANIIAQEMGVSIKSTSGPVLERPGDLAALLTNLEAGDVLFVDEIHRLSPIVEEVLYPAMEDFQLDIMIGEGPAARSIKLDLPPFTLVGATTRAGMLTNPLRDRFGIVQRLEFYNVEDLATIVSRSAGILGLEIEPQGAAEIAKRARGTPRIANRLLRRVRDFAEVRGQGDITRVIADKALNLLDVDERGFDHLDRRLLLTMIDKFDGGPVGIDNLAAALSEERHTIEDVLEPYLIQQGYIMRTPRGRVVTRHAYLHFGLNIPKRLGPGVTTDLFTSEDGN, via the coding sequence ATGATCGAGCCTGATCGCCTCATATCCGCCGTTTCCGGTCGCGAACGCGATGAGCAGCTGGACCGTGCCATTCGCCCGCTGAAGCTGGCCGACTACATCGGCCAGCCCAGCGTGCGCGAGCAGATGGAGCTGTTCATCCATGCCGCGCGCGGCCGCCAGGAGGCGCTCGACCATACGCTGATCTTCGGTCCGCCGGGGCTGGGCAAGACGACCCTGGCGAATATCATCGCCCAGGAAATGGGCGTTTCCATCAAGAGTACTTCCGGGCCGGTGCTCGAGCGTCCCGGCGATCTCGCCGCGTTGCTGACCAACCTGGAGGCCGGCGACGTCCTGTTCGTCGACGAGATCCACCGTCTTTCGCCCATCGTCGAAGAAGTGCTGTATCCGGCCATGGAAGATTTCCAGCTGGACATCATGATCGGCGAAGGGCCCGCGGCCCGCTCCATCAAGCTGGACCTGCCGCCGTTCACCCTGGTCGGCGCGACCACCCGTGCCGGCATGCTGACCAATCCACTGCGCGATCGCTTCGGTATCGTCCAGCGCCTGGAGTTCTACAACGTCGAGGACCTGGCGACCATCGTCAGTCGGTCGGCCGGCATTCTCGGCCTGGAGATCGAGCCGCAGGGCGCGGCGGAAATCGCCAAGCGCGCCCGCGGTACGCCGCGAATCGCCAATCGCCTGCTGCGCCGGGTACGCGACTTCGCCGAGGTCCGGGGGCAGGGCGACATTACCCGGGTGATCGCCGACAAGGCATTGAACCTGCTCGATGTCGACGAGCGTGGCTTCGACCACCTCGACCGTCGTCTGTTGCTGACCATGATCGACAAGTTCGATGGCGGGCCTGTAGGAATCGACAACTTGGCTGCGGCGTTGAGCGAGGAGCGGCACACGATCGAAGATGTACTGGAGCCCTATCTGATCCAGCAGGGCTACATCATGCGGACACCGCGGGGGCGCGTGGTAACACGCCATGCGTACCTGCACTTTGGCCTGAATATTCCGAAAAGGTTGGGGCCGGGGGTGACGACGGATCTGTTCACGTCTGAAGATGGTAATTAA
- the ruvA gene encoding Holliday junction branch migration protein RuvA, with protein MIGRLRGTLAEKQPPHLILDVNGVGYEVEVPMTTLYRLPSLGEPVTLHTHLVVREDAHLLYGFAEKRERELFRELIRLNGVGPKLALALMSGLEVDELVRCVQAQDTSTLVKIPGVGKKTAERLLVELKDRFKAWENMPTIAPLVMEPRASATVSSAEADAVSALIALGFKPQEASRAVAAVPGEDLSSEEMIRQALKGMV; from the coding sequence GTGATCGGACGCTTGCGTGGCACCCTGGCGGAGAAACAGCCGCCACACCTGATCCTCGATGTGAATGGCGTCGGCTATGAAGTGGAAGTGCCGATGACGACCCTCTATCGGTTGCCTTCGCTGGGCGAGCCGGTGACCTTGCATACCCATCTGGTTGTGCGTGAGGATGCGCACTTGCTCTATGGCTTCGCCGAAAAGCGCGAGCGAGAGCTGTTCCGTGAGCTGATCCGGCTCAACGGCGTGGGTCCGAAACTGGCCCTGGCGCTGATGTCGGGCCTGGAAGTGGACGAACTGGTGCGTTGCGTCCAGGCACAGGACACCTCCACCCTGGTGAAGATCCCCGGTGTTGGCAAGAAGACCGCCGAGCGCCTGCTGGTGGAGTTGAAGGACCGCTTCAAGGCTTGGGAAAACATGCCCACGATTGCACCGTTGGTGATGGAACCCCGTGCCAGCGCTACAGTCTCAAGCGCCGAGGCCGATGCAGTCAGCGCGCTGATCGCCCTCGGCTTCAAGCCACAGGAAGCCAGTCGTGCCGTCGCAGCCGTACCGGGAGAGGATTTGTCCAGCGAAGAAATGATCCGCCAGGCCCTGAAGGGCATGGTCTAG
- the ruvC gene encoding crossover junction endodeoxyribonuclease RuvC: MTLILGIDPGSRITGFGVVRETARGCEYVASGCIRTGNGPLHERLHVVFRSVREVIRTHGPTALSIEQVFMARNADSALKLGQARGAAIVAAMEEGLSVAEYTASQVKQAVVGTGGADKQQVQMMVMHLLKLTQKPQIDASDALAIALCHAHTQQSLVPHGLVGARRRGGRLRL; the protein is encoded by the coding sequence ATGACTTTGATTCTAGGGATTGACCCGGGCTCGCGCATCACCGGCTTCGGCGTGGTGCGGGAAACGGCGCGCGGTTGCGAATACGTGGCGTCCGGATGTATACGGACCGGTAATGGCCCCTTGCACGAGCGTCTACACGTGGTGTTTCGCAGCGTCCGCGAGGTGATCCGCACCCATGGCCCGACGGCCCTGAGCATCGAGCAGGTGTTCATGGCGCGCAACGCCGATTCGGCCCTGAAGCTGGGGCAGGCGCGGGGGGCGGCCATCGTCGCGGCAATGGAGGAGGGGTTGAGCGTGGCGGAGTACACCGCCTCGCAGGTCAAGCAGGCAGTCGTGGGGACCGGCGGTGCAGACAAGCAGCAGGTGCAGATGATGGTCATGCATCTGTTGAAGCTGACCCAGAAACCGCAGATAGATGCTTCCGACGCCCTGGCCATCGCCCTGTGTCATGCCCATACCCAACAGAGTCTGGTCCCCCATGGCCTGGTGGGCGCACGCCGACGTGGCGGGCGCCTGCGTCTTTGA